The following are encoded together in the Streptomyces sp. NBC_01465 genome:
- a CDS encoding TIR-like protein FxsC: MADHRPYFYLSYAHTPRGGAGAMDPDMWVERLYGDLCAHVLAMTNLPAGAPAGFMDRQLRAGEDWSEQLGEVLATCRVFVPLFSPRYFDSELCGKEWHAFEQRAIRHRATTAGPAEAIVPALWVPVPSHLLPTPAERLQFNHRDFGDRYVSDGLYGLIKLRAFAEEYERAVYELAKRIVSVAEDTEIAPGRALDYRKAPSAFGRGMSPRAMHVTVAAPTVDDLPEGRDSSYYGHSSLDWNPYYPSTARPLAFVAQDIGHSLNYQVTVSSLDEEAPYEGGKQQGPTRPGVLLVDRWALQDPARRARVADFGVHRPWVSVVVPRNPHDLQSAAVEESLSRQLAVALPSTLQVRPGAEQAAVEGVSSLEDFAQVLPQIAEAAAQQYLRTAPVYPPLSARIAERPRLNGPLGRWSAPVALPFEAGPAALAAAASLGGQSREEPEEVSAARVRAHVMLVDDDPRTGTPVRLAVELVAEPAHLWVRPDVRPVLDVVAVPLSRADVAPATASYGPGAAELAQFALLAKEPGRHRIRFTFVHHDTGVVLQQVETYVDVAGSEGTRAGRGRS; the protein is encoded by the coding sequence ATGGCCGATCACAGGCCCTATTTCTATCTGAGCTATGCGCACACACCCCGTGGCGGGGCTGGAGCGATGGACCCCGACATGTGGGTGGAGCGGCTCTACGGCGATCTCTGCGCCCACGTGCTGGCGATGACCAACCTGCCGGCAGGCGCGCCTGCCGGGTTCATGGACCGGCAGCTGCGCGCGGGTGAGGACTGGTCCGAACAGCTGGGTGAAGTTCTGGCCACCTGTCGGGTGTTCGTGCCGTTGTTCTCGCCGCGTTATTTCGACAGTGAGTTATGCGGCAAGGAATGGCATGCCTTTGAGCAGCGGGCCATCCGTCATCGCGCGACGACCGCCGGGCCCGCCGAGGCAATTGTCCCGGCCCTGTGGGTTCCGGTCCCCTCTCACCTACTCCCCACTCCTGCGGAGCGGTTGCAGTTCAATCACCGTGACTTCGGGGACCGCTACGTCTCCGACGGCTTGTACGGGCTGATCAAGCTCCGTGCCTTCGCGGAAGAGTACGAGCGCGCAGTCTACGAGCTGGCTAAGCGCATCGTGAGCGTCGCCGAGGACACCGAGATCGCGCCGGGTCGCGCCTTGGACTATCGCAAGGCGCCCAGCGCCTTCGGGAGGGGTATGAGTCCCCGGGCGATGCACGTCACCGTGGCTGCGCCGACCGTGGACGACCTGCCGGAGGGTAGAGATTCCTCCTACTACGGCCACAGTTCCCTCGACTGGAACCCCTATTACCCGTCCACCGCACGGCCGTTGGCGTTCGTCGCCCAGGACATCGGGCATTCGCTGAACTATCAGGTCACGGTTTCCTCTCTCGATGAGGAGGCGCCGTACGAGGGTGGGAAACAGCAGGGTCCCACCCGGCCTGGGGTGCTCCTGGTGGACCGTTGGGCTCTCCAGGACCCTGCCCGGCGTGCCCGGGTTGCCGATTTCGGGGTTCATCGACCCTGGGTGAGTGTCGTTGTTCCGCGAAATCCTCACGACCTGCAGAGCGCGGCCGTGGAGGAGTCGCTCAGCAGGCAGTTGGCGGTGGCCCTGCCGTCGACGCTGCAGGTGCGCCCTGGCGCCGAGCAGGCTGCGGTCGAAGGCGTGTCCAGTCTCGAAGACTTCGCGCAGGTGCTACCGCAGATCGCCGAGGCGGCTGCCCAGCAGTACCTGAGGACTGCGCCGGTCTACCCGCCCCTCAGCGCTCGCATCGCCGAACGGCCACGTCTGAACGGTCCGTTAGGGCGCTGGTCGGCACCTGTCGCACTGCCGTTTGAAGCAGGTCCTGCTGCCCTGGCGGCTGCGGCCTCGCTTGGCGGCCAAAGTCGGGAGGAGCCCGAGGAGGTGTCGGCCGCGCGTGTTCGGGCCCATGTGATGCTCGTGGACGACGATCCCCGTACGGGGACTCCGGTGCGCTTGGCCGTGGAGCTGGTGGCGGAGCCCGCGCATCTGTGGGTGCGTCCGGACGTGCGGCCTGTGCTGGACGTCGTGGCCGTGCCGTTGAGCCGGGCGGACGTTGCTCCCGCCACGGCGTCCTACGGCCCCGGGGCCGCGGAGTTGGCGCAGTTCGCTCTCCTGGCTAAAGAGCCCGGCCGGCATCGGATTCGGTTCACGTTCGTGCACCACGACACCGGCGTCGTGCTGCAGCAGGTGGAAACGTACGTGGATGTCGCTGGGTCCGAGGGGACCCGGGCTGGGCGGGGGAGGTCCTGA
- a CDS encoding DUF6461 domain-containing protein translates to MNAELAERSWLRDFHCGFLLEGYTLTLVRGLTPREYLDRIGAQPQEDCDGFDKFIARDSEFQDDQDDWGDRMFVGAAVVHHEDADWVLALEINGGIEIHTDAMKHATRGTRGVSHFLSPNAMSLFSWWEDGELRTRFEGPLHREGSTPDHLLDLMGQTGFDLETGTYDLENYIALAEELTGVHLTANMLEYGTYCTGIVEIPTER, encoded by the coding sequence ATGAACGCTGAATTGGCCGAACGCTCCTGGCTCCGCGACTTCCACTGCGGCTTCCTGCTGGAGGGCTACACCCTGACTCTGGTTCGCGGGCTCACTCCGCGTGAGTACCTCGACCGCATCGGCGCCCAGCCGCAAGAAGACTGTGACGGCTTCGACAAGTTCATCGCCCGGGACAGCGAATTCCAGGACGATCAGGACGACTGGGGCGACCGCATGTTTGTCGGCGCTGCTGTGGTCCACCACGAAGACGCCGACTGGGTCCTGGCTCTCGAGATCAACGGCGGCATCGAGATCCACACCGATGCGATGAAGCACGCCACTCGCGGCACCCGCGGCGTCTCGCACTTCCTCAGCCCGAACGCCATGTCCCTGTTCTCCTGGTGGGAGGACGGTGAGCTGCGCACTCGCTTCGAAGGTCCCCTCCATCGAGAAGGCAGCACACCCGACCACCTCCTCGACCTCATGGGCCAGACGGGGTTCGACCTCGAAACCGGCACCTACGACCTGGAGAACTACATCGCACTCGCGGAAGAGCTCACCGGCGTCCACCTGACCGCGAACATGCTGGAATACGGCACCTACTGCACAGGCATCGTCGAGATCCCCACCGAGCGCTGA
- a CDS encoding NADAR family protein, whose product MIGNKTTHRTVDGVRIPGTWRHAFIRNGGTHFLTDLFIYADGLIDCWELVTLEEFQNKLDSGWVATTLPDGAKASAFELASWTFSEPHSHLTPDLLVAEIRDTIDQLNGRPDSTGRCLAAVDTFLADRTEANRAAARNAFLAIPISQRRYALGDMDSKDWPLRVLVAGPGGETYIPAEGPIMQEDYDRAVAYFEERARWVAERATHVPADGPVTSFAPAIKLYHTYPSKPVDAPGFRGLRNDYPAPIVVGEVSYPSAAHAYWALSVADPEVRTAIATAETHAAARKSATAAAQREGWQQARAAVMTDLLRAKYHQHPDLAEILLTTNDATVIYDDADSGFWGGQRRTRPQLGRPTPRTRPLGATGTAGRHHRPVKGRPPLESEQPEYLAARTEDQQESRR is encoded by the coding sequence ATGATCGGCAACAAGACAACTCACCGCACGGTGGACGGTGTTCGCATACCCGGCACCTGGCGCCACGCCTTCATCCGCAACGGCGGCACGCACTTCCTCACCGACCTGTTCATCTACGCCGACGGGCTCATCGACTGCTGGGAACTGGTCACCCTTGAGGAGTTCCAGAACAAGCTCGACAGCGGCTGGGTAGCCACCACCCTGCCCGACGGCGCCAAGGCATCCGCGTTCGAACTGGCCAGCTGGACCTTCAGCGAGCCCCACAGCCACCTCACCCCCGACCTGCTGGTCGCCGAGATACGCGACACCATCGACCAACTGAACGGGCGCCCGGATTCAACAGGTCGGTGCCTCGCCGCAGTCGACACCTTCCTCGCCGACCGGACCGAGGCAAACCGCGCCGCAGCCCGCAACGCCTTCCTGGCCATCCCGATCTCGCAGCGCCGCTACGCACTGGGCGACATGGACAGCAAAGACTGGCCGCTGCGGGTGCTGGTGGCGGGACCCGGCGGCGAAACGTACATCCCGGCCGAGGGGCCGATCATGCAGGAGGACTACGACAGGGCCGTCGCCTACTTCGAGGAACGGGCACGATGGGTTGCTGAACGGGCCACACACGTCCCGGCAGACGGACCAGTGACCTCCTTCGCCCCGGCGATCAAGCTGTACCACACGTATCCGAGCAAACCGGTCGATGCCCCGGGATTCCGGGGCCTGCGCAACGACTACCCGGCCCCGATCGTCGTCGGCGAGGTCAGCTACCCATCTGCCGCCCACGCCTACTGGGCGCTGTCAGTCGCTGACCCCGAGGTCCGGACCGCGATCGCCACGGCAGAGACCCATGCCGCCGCACGCAAGTCCGCGACCGCGGCAGCACAGCGTGAGGGCTGGCAGCAAGCCCGCGCCGCGGTGATGACGGACCTCTTGCGCGCGAAGTATCACCAGCACCCCGACCTGGCCGAGATCCTGCTGACCACGAACGACGCCACCGTGATCTACGACGACGCCGACTCGGGCTTCTGGGGGGGACAACGCCGGACGCGGCCGCAACTGGGCAGGCCGACTCCTCGAACTCGTCCGCTCGGAGCTACAGGCACAGCGGGCCGGCATCACAGGCCTGTAAAAGGCCGCCCGCCGCTCGAATCCGAGCAGCCCGAGTACCTCGCCGCCCGGACCGAGGACCAACAGGAGAGCAGACGATGA
- a CDS encoding WhiB family transcriptional regulator, which translates to MAVSEDNGWGEQAKCLTADPEDLFVEGAAQNRAKALCTGCPVRTQCLAHALDNRIEHGIWGGMTERERRALLRRRPLVTSWQRLLQTAQSEHERSTSTGLNGKDSQSRAS; encoded by the coding sequence ATGGCGGTATCCGAAGACAACGGCTGGGGTGAGCAGGCGAAGTGCCTGACGGCCGATCCGGAGGACCTGTTCGTCGAGGGCGCCGCCCAGAACCGGGCGAAAGCCCTCTGCACTGGGTGCCCGGTGCGCACGCAATGCCTCGCCCACGCCCTGGACAACCGGATCGAGCACGGAATCTGGGGCGGCATGACCGAACGCGAACGGCGGGCCCTCCTGCGCCGCCGCCCCCTGGTGACGTCCTGGCAGCGCCTGCTCCAAACCGCGCAGAGTGAGCACGAGCGCAGCACCTCAACCGGCCTGAATGGCAAAGACAGCCAGTCCAGGGCCAGCTGA